The Ochotona princeps isolate mOchPri1 chromosome 1, mOchPri1.hap1, whole genome shotgun sequence genome has a segment encoding these proteins:
- the TNFAIP3 gene encoding LOW QUALITY PROTEIN: tumor necrosis factor alpha-induced protein 3 (The sequence of the model RefSeq protein was modified relative to this genomic sequence to represent the inferred CDS: deleted 2 bases in 1 codon) has translation MRRSSSGVSCAQVYRSSIKGRLTDWVLSFPLQVLQSTMAEQLLPQALYLSNMRKAVKIRERTPEDIFKPTNGIIHHFKTMHRYTLEMFRTCQFCPQFREIIHKALIDRNIQASLESQKKLNWCREVRKLVALKTNGDGNCLMHAACQYMWGVQDTDLVLRKALFSTLKETDTRNFKFRWQLESLKSQEFVETGLCYDTRNWDDEWDSLIKMASTDTAMARGGLQYHSLEEIHIFVLCNILRRPIIVISDKMLRSLESGSNFAPLKVGGIYLPLHWPAQECYRYPIVLGYDSQHFVPLVTLKDSGPEIRAVPLVNRERGRFEDLKVHFLTDPENDMKEKLLKEYLMVMEIPVQGWDHGTTHLINAAKLDEANLPKEINLVDDYFELVQHEYKKWQENSDQGRREVHGQKPSERSRPQLSLMDVKCETPNCPFFMSVNTQPLCHECSERRAKNHCKLPQQFNCKPGPEGLPGMVLGTSRREACESLALHPEESAGGPRSAPPTAPSLLLFSETTAMKCRSPGCPFTLNVQHNGFCERCHTARQLSTAAHSAGGDQRHLDPGKCRACLQDVTRTFNGICSTCFKRTTAEPFFSLSASIPPSCHQRSKSDPSQLIQSLSPHSCRRAGNEDPSSGCLPPAARTPADRTGTNKCRKAGCTYFGTPENKGFCTLCFIEYRENKHFVAPSGKSSATASRFQNTMPCLGRECGTLGSTTFEGYCQKCFIEAQTQRFHEAKRTEEQLRASQRRDVPRTTTQSNSRPKCARASCKNILACRSEELCMECQHLSQRVSPGAHRGELAPEEPPKQRCRAPACDHFGNAKCNGYCNECFQFKQMYG, from the exons ATGAGGAGATCAAGCAGTGGGGTTTCCTGCGCACAGGTCTATAGGAGCAGCATCAAAGGCAGGTTAACGGATTgggttctttccttc cctcttcaggTGTTGCAGAGCACCATGGCTGAACAACTACTTCCTCAGGCTTTATATTTGAGCAACATGCGGAAAGCTGTGAAGATAAGAGAGAGAACCCCAGAAGATATTTTTAAGCCTACCAATGGGATCATTCATCACTTTAAAACCATGCACCGCTACACGCTGGAAATGTTCCGAACTTGTCAGTTTTGTCCACAGTTCCGGGAGATCATCCACAAAGCACTCATTGACAGAAATATCCAGGCTTCACTggaaagccagaagaagcttAACTGGTGTCGAGAAGTGCGAAAACTGGTGGCTCTGAAAACCAATG GTGATGGGAACTGCCTCATGCATGCTGCGTGCCAATACATGTGGGGTGTGCAAGACACGGACTTGGTCCTGAGGAAGGCACTCTTCAGCACGCTCAAGGAGACAGATACGCGCAACTTCAAATTCCGCTGGCAACTGGAATCCCTAAAATCCCAGGAATTCGTGGAAACGGGGCTTTGCTACGACACTCGG AACTGGGATGATGAGTGGGACAGCCTCATCAAAATGGCCTCAACAGACACAGCAATGGCCCGAGGTGGACTTCAGTACCACTCACTGGAAGAAATACACATATTTGTCCTGTGCAACATCCTCCGAAGGCCCATCATCGTCATTTCAG ACAAAATGCTGAGAAGCTTGGAATCAGGCTCCAATTTTGCCCCTCTGAAAGTGGGCGGGATTTATTTGCCTCTCCACTGGCCCGCCCAGGAATGCTACAGATACCCCATCGTGCTTGGCTACGACAGCCAACACTTTGTACCCCTGGTCACCCTAAAGGACAGCGGACCTG AAATCCGAGCTGTTCCACTCGTTAACAGAGAACGAGGAAGATTTGAAGACTTGAAGGTTCACTTTTTGACAGATCCTGAAAACGACATGAAGGAAAAGCTCTTGAAAGAGTACCTGATGGTGATGGAGATCCCAGTGCAGGGCTGGGACCACGGCACAACTCATCTAATTAATGCTGCCAA GTTGGATGAAGCTAACTTGCCAAAGGAAATCAATCTGGTCGACGATTACTTTGAACTTGTCCAGCATGAGTACAAGAAATGGCAGGAAAACAGTGaccaggggaggagggaggtgcATGGCCAGAAGCCCTCGGAGCGCTCCAGACCACAGCTTTCCCTCATGGATGTAAAATGTGAAACACCCAACTGTCCTTTCTTCATGTCTGTGAACACACAGCCTCTGTGCCACGAATGTTCTGAGAGGCGGGCAAAGAACCATTGCAAACTCCCCCAGCAGTTCAACTGCAAGCCAGGCCCAGAGGGGCTCCCAGGCATGGTGCTCGGGACCTCTCGGCGAGAGGCCTGTGAGTCCCTGGCTTTGCACCCCGAGGAGTCAGCTGGGGGACCCCGTTCAGCCCCACCGACAGCCCCCAGCCTTCTTCTGTTCAGCGAGACCACAGCTATGAAGTGCAGGAGCCCTGGCTGCCCCTTCACCCTGAACGTGCAGCACAACGGATTCTGCGAGCGTTGCCACACTGCCCGGCAGCTCAGCACTGCTGCGCACTCAGCCGGAGGCGACCAGAGGCATTTAGACCCCGGTAAGTGCCGAGCATGCCTCCAGGATGTTACCAGGACGTTTAATGGGATCTGCAGTACTTGCTTCAAAAGGACTACAGCAGAGCCCTTCTTCAgtctcagtgccagcatccctcccTCCTGTCACCAGCGCTCCAAGTCAGATCCCTCGCAGCTCATCCAGAGTCTCTCCCCGCATTCTTGCCGCAGAGCTGGGAACGAGGACCCTTCCTCCGGCTGCCTGCCCCCAGCTGCACGGACTCCTGCGGACAGGACCGGCACTAACAAGTGCAGAAAAGCCGGCTGCACGTATTTTGGGACTCCAGAAAATAAGGGCTTTTGCACGCTCTGTTTCATCGAGTACAGAGAGAACAAAC ATTTTGTGGCACCCTCGGGGAAAAGCAGcgccacagcctccaggttccagaaCACCATGCCCTGCCTAGGGAGGGAGTGTGGCACTCTTGGAAGCACCACGTTTGAAGGCTACTGTCAGAAGTGTTTCATCGAAGCCCAGACTCAGAGATTTCATGAAGCAAAAAGAACCGAAGAGCAACTG AGAGCCAGTCAGCGCAGAGACGTGCCGCGCACCACCACACAGAGCAACTCCAGGCCCAAGTGTGCCCGCGCTTCCTGCAAGAACATCCTGGCTTGCCGCAGCGAGGAACTCTGCATGGAGTGCCAGCACCTCAGCCAGCGTGTGAGCCCAGGTGCCCACCGCGGGGAGCTCGCACCTGAGGAACCACCCAAGCAGCGCTGCCGGGCACCTGCCTGCGATCACTTCGGCAATGCCAAGTGTAACGGTTACTGCAATGAGTGCTTTCAGTTCAAGCAGATGTATGGCTAA